Proteins from a genomic interval of Terriglobia bacterium:
- a CDS encoding phosphoglucomutase/phosphomannomutase family protein, giving the protein MPAVIKFGTSGWRAVMAEDFTFANVRRAVTGIARYVASVKPQGASVIVGRDPRFLGETLVTIAADILSAHGVIPRVIPEPAPTPAISWAVIRTKSDGAINFTASHNPPEYNGIKFSTPDGAPALPEVTQRIEAEIASLDGAGASLADVARAPSPASKTIPAADREELNVAPDYLARLNEIIDVAAIKQAGLHVCFDPLWGAARGYPDHLLRRAGVDVVTVHDYRDVLFGGHAPEPDDHLLSDLRAAMKTSGAHIGIATDGDADRFGILDQDGTFISPNYIIALLFDYLVETRGWRNGVAKSVATTNLVNALAEHHKVQLYETPVGFKYIGELIDQDKIAIGGEESAGLSIRHHVPEKDGVLAGLLCCEMVARRGRTLAEQLNDLFVKVGSFYPRRENFSLTPEVKAKFTSKVQEDPRELGGRRVREVVRTDGLKLIFDDGSWVCYRLSGTEPVVRVYSEARTPDDLEKLSAAAKQWILE; this is encoded by the coding sequence ATGCCAGCCGTCATCAAGTTCGGCACCTCGGGGTGGCGCGCCGTCATGGCCGAGGACTTCACCTTCGCCAACGTTCGCCGCGCCGTCACCGGCATCGCTCGCTATGTGGCGTCGGTCAAGCCGCAGGGAGCCTCGGTCATTGTCGGACGCGACCCGCGTTTTCTGGGCGAGACCTTGGTCACCATCGCCGCCGACATTCTCTCCGCCCACGGCGTGATCCCGCGCGTCATCCCTGAACCCGCGCCCACCCCCGCAATCTCCTGGGCGGTGATTCGCACCAAGTCCGACGGCGCCATCAACTTTACCGCTTCTCACAATCCGCCAGAGTATAACGGCATCAAGTTTTCCACGCCGGACGGCGCGCCCGCCTTGCCCGAGGTCACCCAGCGGATCGAAGCGGAGATCGCGTCACTCGATGGCGCGGGTGCATCCCTTGCGGATGTGGCGCGGGCGCCCTCGCCCGCGAGCAAAACAATTCCGGCGGCAGACCGGGAAGAGCTCAACGTCGCTCCCGACTACCTGGCGCGCCTGAACGAAATCATTGATGTCGCCGCCATCAAGCAAGCCGGCCTGCACGTTTGCTTTGATCCGCTGTGGGGCGCGGCGCGCGGCTATCCCGACCACCTCCTGCGCCGCGCCGGGGTTGACGTGGTCACCGTGCACGACTACCGCGACGTGCTTTTTGGCGGCCACGCCCCCGAGCCGGACGATCATCTTCTCTCCGATCTGCGCGCCGCCATGAAAACTTCCGGCGCCCACATCGGCATCGCCACCGACGGTGACGCCGACCGCTTCGGCATCCTCGACCAGGACGGCACATTTATTTCGCCCAATTACATCATCGCGCTCCTGTTCGATTACCTGGTCGAGACCCGCGGCTGGCGCAACGGCGTCGCCAAATCCGTCGCCACCACCAACCTGGTCAACGCCCTTGCCGAACATCACAAAGTCCAGCTGTACGAAACGCCGGTCGGCTTCAAGTACATCGGCGAACTCATTGACCAGGACAAGATCGCCATCGGCGGGGAAGAATCCGCCGGCCTTTCCATTCGTCATCACGTTCCGGAAAAAGACGGCGTTCTTGCCGGCCTGCTGTGCTGCGAGATGGTGGCGCGCCGCGGACGCACCCTCGCCGAACAGCTCAACGATTTATTTGTCAAAGTTGGTTCCTTTTACCCGCGCCGCGAGAACTTCAGCTTGACCCCCGAGGTCAAAGCGAAGTTCACTAGCAAAGTGCAGGAGGATCCTCGCGAACTCGGCGGGCGCCGGGTCCGCGAAGTCGTCCGCACCGATGGGCTCAAACTGATTTTCGACGACGGCTCCTGGGTGTGTTACCGCCTTTCCGGCACCGAACCGGTGGTGCGCGTTTATTCGGAAGCGCGCACACCCGACGACCTGGAAAAGCTCAGCGCCGCCGCCAAGCAGTGGATTCTTGAATGA
- a CDS encoding divalent-cation tolerance protein CutA — MTDKKIVLTTTATREDAGKIARALVERRLAACVNVVAIESVYRWKDEVESAEEWLLVIKTTGSALDQVSAAIKELHVYELPECVVLPIENGSEEYLAWIGESVHLE; from the coding sequence ATGACCGACAAGAAGATTGTGCTGACAACGACAGCGACCCGCGAGGACGCGGGCAAAATCGCGCGGGCGCTGGTGGAGCGGCGGCTGGCGGCGTGCGTCAACGTGGTCGCGATCGAATCGGTGTACCGCTGGAAGGACGAGGTGGAAAGCGCCGAAGAGTGGCTGCTGGTGATCAAAACCACGGGTTCAGCGCTCGACCAGGTATCCGCGGCGATCAAGGAACTCCATGTCTACGAGCTGCCGGAGTGCGTGGTCCTGCCCATCGAAAACGGTAGCGAAGAGTACCTGGCGTGGATCGGGGAAAGTGTCCACCTTGAGTAA
- a CDS encoding sodium:solute symporter, which produces MGLDRLDLIIIAVYLAGITAFGVRFRKRQHTLRDYFLADRNVPWWAISLSIVAAETSTLTIISIPGLAYRSNMTFLQLVLGYVVGRFIISLLLIPHYFRGELYTAYQLMERRFGGKLRSLTASLFLITRSAAEGVRVFAVAIVVRITLGAVLRGFSDLQRDAIAIGIVTALTLIYTFEGGMTAVIWTDVVQMFIYVGGTLAGFVTLLHLVPGGWPGVQSLAGAAGKFRVFDFSPEFFKVYTFWAGLIGGAFLTTASHGTDQLIVQRLLAARSEGQSKLALIASGFAVFFQFGLFLLVGVLLYALYHTAARPPAWASYDEIFPTFIVTRMPHGISGLLIAAILAAAMSNLSAALNSLSSSSIVDFYLRRHPQTSDRERLRLSRASTLLWALVLFALAMLSRNIKVVVEVGLAIASVAYGALLGVFGLGVLTKRANERGAMVGFFCGFVFNLYLWQEQRLWAAVARSTGFSLALPRGGVPFTWYVALGSSVTFAIGYAASLLYAREKRTGVHA; this is translated from the coding sequence ATGGGACTGGATCGGCTGGATCTGATCATCATTGCGGTGTACCTGGCGGGCATCACCGCCTTCGGGGTCAGGTTCCGCAAGCGCCAGCACACGCTCCGCGACTACTTCCTCGCCGACCGCAACGTGCCGTGGTGGGCGATTTCGCTCTCCATTGTCGCCGCCGAAACCAGCACGCTCACCATCATCAGCATTCCCGGGCTTGCCTACCGCAGCAACATGACGTTCCTGCAGCTGGTGCTGGGCTACGTGGTGGGACGCTTCATCATCAGCTTGCTGCTCATCCCGCACTATTTCCGCGGCGAGCTGTACACCGCCTACCAGTTGATGGAGAGGCGCTTCGGCGGCAAGCTGCGCTCGCTGACCGCGAGCCTGTTCCTGATCACGCGGTCGGCGGCGGAAGGGGTGCGCGTTTTCGCCGTCGCCATCGTGGTGCGGATCACGCTGGGCGCCGTGCTGCGCGGCTTCAGCGACTTACAGCGCGACGCGATCGCCATCGGCATCGTGACCGCGCTGACCCTGATCTACACCTTCGAAGGCGGTATGACGGCGGTGATCTGGACCGACGTGGTGCAGATGTTCATCTACGTAGGCGGAACGCTGGCCGGGTTCGTGACCCTGCTGCACCTGGTGCCGGGCGGATGGCCGGGTGTGCAATCGCTGGCCGGCGCGGCGGGAAAATTCCGGGTGTTCGACTTCTCACCGGAGTTTTTCAAGGTGTACACGTTCTGGGCAGGCTTGATCGGCGGCGCCTTCCTGACCACGGCGAGCCACGGCACCGACCAGTTGATCGTGCAGCGGCTGCTGGCGGCGCGCTCCGAGGGACAGTCGAAGCTGGCGCTCATCGCCAGCGGCTTTGCGGTGTTTTTTCAATTCGGTTTGTTCCTGCTGGTCGGCGTGCTCCTGTACGCCCTGTATCACACCGCCGCCCGGCCGCCGGCGTGGGCTTCTTACGACGAGATTTTTCCCACGTTTATCGTGACCCGCATGCCGCACGGAATTTCCGGCCTGCTGATCGCCGCGATACTGGCGGCGGCAATGAGTAACCTGAGCGCCGCGCTCAATTCCCTCTCCTCCAGCTCGATCGTGGATTTCTATTTGCGGCGGCATCCCCAGACCAGCGACCGCGAGCGCCTGCGCCTGTCGCGAGCTTCTACCCTGCTGTGGGCGCTGGTGCTGTTCGCACTGGCGATGCTTTCGCGCAACATCAAGGTGGTGGTCGAGGTCGGACTGGCGATTGCCTCGGTGGCCTACGGGGCGCTACTGGGCGTGTTTGGGCTGGGCGTCCTCACCAAGCGTGCCAATGAACGTGGCGCCATGGTGGGATTCTTCTGCGGCTTCGTTTTCAACCTTTATCTCTGGCAGGAGCAGCGGTTGTGGGCGGCGGTTGCGCGCTCCACCGGCTTCTCGCTGGCGCTGCCCCGCGGAGGCGTGCCGTTCACCTGGTATGTTGCCCTGGGTTCCTCGGTGACGTTTGCCATCGGATACGCGGCCAGCCTGCTGTACGCGCGGGAGAAGAGGACGGGCGTGCATGCCTGA
- a CDS encoding amino acid permease produces MPDTAPNSNKRRELARDLTVSHAGAIVVGTIIGSGIFLVPAEMMQAVGSAEVVYLAWIVGGLLSMFGALTYSELAAMKPQAGGEYVYMRDGYGPLGGFLYAWTYFVIAKPGSMASIVTGLVRILSNLNALQFLGETRVDGWHPTVSGQAVAIGAIVLISFINYIGVRKAGEFQLFFTMLKVALILAIVGMGFAYAKGSLGNFGTHYSLARGGMAGFMAALLASLWAYDGWNLVTTVSAEIRDPQRSLPRALIAGVATVAGLYILVNAAVQYVIPAEMIARSSSPALDAIRWAGHGILTVVLIAMALAMLATLNGSTMTGARVPFAVARDGYFFSGLAKVHERFRTPSTAIVLQAVLAVALLLFAGSFQQLFSLTLFAEWLFYLLVTSTVFIFRRREPDAPRPYRVWGYPAVPAVFIAASAVLLYYTFAANVRNSLLGCLVILAGIPVYLVFRGKRQARSEA; encoded by the coding sequence ATGCCTGACACGGCGCCGAATTCGAACAAGAGGCGCGAGCTGGCGCGCGACCTGACGGTGAGCCACGCCGGCGCGATCGTGGTGGGCACCATCATTGGCAGCGGAATTTTCCTGGTGCCGGCGGAGATGATGCAGGCGGTCGGCTCCGCCGAGGTGGTGTACCTGGCGTGGATCGTGGGCGGGCTGCTGTCCATGTTTGGAGCGCTCACCTACTCGGAACTGGCCGCCATGAAGCCGCAGGCCGGCGGCGAGTATGTGTACATGCGCGACGGCTACGGTCCGCTCGGCGGATTTTTGTACGCCTGGACGTACTTCGTGATCGCCAAGCCGGGATCCATGGCCAGCATCGTCACCGGCTTGGTGCGCATCCTCAGCAACCTGAACGCGCTGCAATTCCTGGGTGAAACCCGCGTGGATGGCTGGCATCCCACCGTCTCCGGACAAGCGGTCGCCATCGGCGCCATCGTACTCATCAGCTTCATCAACTACATCGGCGTAAGAAAAGCGGGCGAGTTCCAGTTGTTTTTCACGATGTTGAAGGTGGCGCTGATCCTGGCGATTGTCGGCATGGGATTCGCGTACGCAAAAGGAAGCCTGGGAAATTTTGGCACTCACTATTCGCTGGCGCGCGGCGGCATGGCAGGATTCATGGCGGCGCTGCTGGCGTCGCTGTGGGCTTATGACGGGTGGAACCTGGTGACCACGGTGTCGGCGGAGATTCGCGATCCGCAGCGCAGTTTGCCGCGAGCCTTGATCGCGGGGGTGGCGACGGTCGCAGGGTTGTACATCCTGGTGAACGCGGCGGTGCAGTACGTCATCCCGGCGGAGATGATCGCCCGCTCCAGCAGCCCGGCGCTGGACGCAATCCGGTGGGCCGGGCATGGGATCTTGACTGTGGTGCTGATTGCCATGGCGCTGGCCATGCTTGCCACCTTGAACGGCAGCACGATGACGGGGGCGCGTGTGCCGTTTGCCGTGGCCCGCGATGGCTACTTCTTCTCCGGCCTGGCAAAAGTGCACGAGCGCTTCCGCACGCCATCCACGGCGATCGTGTTGCAGGCAGTGCTGGCGGTTGCGCTGCTGCTGTTCGCGGGCAGTTTTCAGCAACTGTTCTCGCTGACGCTGTTTGCGGAATGGCTGTTCTACCTGCTGGTCACGAGCACCGTCTTCATCTTCCGGCGTCGCGAGCCGGACGCGCCGCGGCCGTATCGTGTATGGGGCTATCCGGCGGTTCCCGCGGTGTTCATTGCGGCCTCGGCGGTGCTGCTCTACTACACCTTTGCGGCCAACGTGCGCAATTCGCTGCTGGGTTGTCTGGTCATCCTCGCGGGAATTCCGGTGTACCTGGTGTTCAGGGGCAAGCGGCAGGCAAGGAGCGAGGCATAA
- a CDS encoding PilZ domain-containing protein, protein MAKTHSEKRSSKRVKARDKVKVKVGNGAVRNAEAQLRDVSLRGVYLYLQNKVMEGSTLEVVLPLPQGILAGPENWIRCKCRVVRVENKDGPEYGVAATIEEFEPVDTTKLKQA, encoded by the coding sequence ATGGCGAAAACACACAGCGAAAAGCGGTCGAGCAAGCGAGTCAAGGCGCGGGATAAGGTAAAGGTCAAGGTGGGAAACGGCGCTGTCCGGAACGCCGAGGCGCAGCTTCGCGACGTCAGCTTGCGCGGTGTGTACTTGTACCTGCAAAACAAGGTGATGGAGGGCTCGACTCTGGAAGTCGTGCTGCCGTTGCCGCAGGGCATCCTGGCCGGACCGGAAAATTGGATTCGCTGCAAGTGCCGCGTCGTGCGGGTGGAAAACAAAGACGGCCCGGAATACGGCGTGGCCGCCACGATCGAAGAATTTGAGCCGGTGGACACCACGAAACTGAAGCAAGCGTAG
- the glgA gene encoding glycogen synthase GlgA — MKIAFAASECVPFAKTGGLADVVGALPPALAALGHDVTVYLPKYKQTKLADAKAVVCSITVPFDDRYRFCSVVDGGTHSGVKFYFIDYPAYFERDALYGTPLGDYRDNAERFALYSRAVLEGCKVLGVPDVFHCHDWQSALLPILLRSVYAEDPALRDVATAFTIHNMGYQGLFPPDTLPLLMLPWDLFTIDKLEFYGKLNFLKGALVFSDFVTTVSRKYSQEIQTAEYGFGLEGVLRGRAGTVTGILNGVDYNEWSPQIDKFIAAHYSPEDLGGKAKCKQDLLAEFGVRNADPRLPVIGIVSRFAAQKGFDLILQVADRLAREDMIVVALGAGDKEYEDLFRRLNKQFPQKFAVKVAYDNKIAHKIEAGADMFLMPSRYEPCGLNQIYSLKYGTVPVVRATGGLDDTIENWDPHTRKGTGFKFTEYSGEALLATMRAALQAFRDKESWQALMRNGMNKDFSWTASAREYVKIYERVRQLRSVTAA, encoded by the coding sequence ATGAAAATCGCCTTTGCGGCATCCGAGTGTGTGCCATTCGCGAAAACCGGCGGCCTGGCCGACGTGGTCGGCGCGTTGCCCCCGGCGCTGGCCGCTCTCGGCCACGACGTCACCGTCTACCTGCCGAAATACAAGCAGACTAAGCTGGCCGACGCCAAGGCCGTGGTGTGCAGCATCACCGTCCCCTTCGACGACCGCTACCGTTTCTGCTCCGTGGTGGACGGCGGCACTCACTCCGGGGTCAAATTCTACTTTATCGACTACCCGGCGTACTTCGAACGCGACGCCCTGTACGGCACGCCGCTGGGCGACTACCGCGACAACGCCGAGCGCTTCGCCCTCTATTCGCGCGCCGTGCTCGAAGGCTGCAAGGTCCTGGGCGTGCCCGACGTTTTCCACTGCCACGACTGGCAGTCGGCGCTGTTGCCCATCCTGCTGCGCAGCGTCTATGCCGAAGATCCCGCGCTGCGCGACGTCGCGACCGCCTTTACCATTCACAACATGGGCTACCAGGGCCTGTTTCCGCCCGACACGCTGCCGCTGCTCATGCTGCCGTGGGACCTGTTTACGATTGATAAGCTGGAATTCTACGGCAAGCTGAACTTCCTGAAGGGCGCGCTCGTCTTCTCCGACTTCGTCACCACCGTCAGCCGGAAGTACAGCCAGGAAATCCAGACCGCCGAGTACGGCTTCGGGCTGGAAGGCGTACTGCGCGGGCGCGCCGGCACAGTTACCGGCATCCTGAACGGCGTGGACTACAACGAGTGGAGCCCGCAGATTGATAAGTTCATCGCCGCCCACTATTCGCCCGAGGACCTGGGCGGGAAAGCGAAATGCAAGCAGGATCTGCTGGCCGAATTCGGGGTTCGCAACGCCGATCCCAGGTTGCCGGTCATCGGCATCGTGTCGCGGTTCGCGGCCCAGAAAGGCTTTGACCTGATCTTGCAGGTCGCCGACCGGCTGGCGCGCGAGGACATGATCGTGGTCGCGCTTGGCGCCGGCGACAAGGAATACGAAGACCTCTTCCGCCGCCTCAACAAGCAGTTTCCGCAGAAGTTCGCGGTTAAGGTCGCCTACGACAACAAAATCGCGCACAAGATCGAGGCCGGCGCCGACATGTTCCTCATGCCTTCGCGCTATGAGCCCTGCGGCCTGAACCAGATCTACAGCCTGAAGTACGGCACCGTGCCGGTGGTGCGCGCCACCGGCGGTCTGGACGACACCATCGAAAATTGGGACCCGCACACCCGCAAGGGAACCGGCTTCAAGTTCACCGAGTACAGCGGGGAAGCGCTGCTGGCCACTATGCGCGCCGCGCTGCAGGCGTTTCGCGACAAGGAAAGCTGGCAGGCGCTGATGCGCAACGGCATGAATAAGGATTTTTCCTGGACCGCGTCAGCCCGGGAGTACGTGAAGATCTACGAGCGCGTGCGGCAACTGCGGAGTGTGACGGCGGCTTAG
- the rsmA gene encoding 16S rRNA (adenine(1518)-N(6)/adenine(1519)-N(6))-dimethyltransferase RsmA — translation MASRNRVNAAIAEEKPPRHPPKLGQHFLADRGAAEKIVSALGGVAAETVVEIGPGKGVLTTLLARNAGKLIAIELDRVLAAQLRMKYAAWPNVEIIEGDILKIDLSTVLGPRPGALAGLADAPKPIAQVIGNIPYYITSDILLRLFSYHAYFQRIVIMVQKEVADRIAAKPGGKDYGLLSATAQLYAKVEKLFTVPPGAFAPPPKVHSAVLRLTVVPQWERLQVPEREFIEFLKLSFGQKRKTLVNNLKPRYDAALVQAALKKAGVRADARSETLPLEKAAAVLRMLRANELS, via the coding sequence ATGGCAAGTCGAAACAGGGTCAATGCCGCAATCGCTGAAGAGAAACCCCCACGACACCCGCCCAAGCTCGGGCAGCATTTCCTGGCCGATCGCGGCGCCGCGGAAAAGATTGTGAGCGCGCTGGGCGGTGTCGCCGCCGAGACCGTGGTGGAGATCGGGCCGGGCAAGGGAGTGCTGACCACCCTCCTGGCAAGAAATGCTGGCAAGCTGATCGCCATTGAACTCGACCGCGTGCTGGCGGCGCAGTTGCGTATGAAGTACGCGGCGTGGCCCAACGTCGAGATCATCGAAGGCGACATCCTCAAGATTGACCTCAGCACGGTGCTGGGGCCGCGGCCGGGAGCGCTGGCCGGTTTGGCGGATGCGCCCAAGCCGATCGCGCAGGTGATCGGGAACATCCCGTACTACATCACGTCCGACATCCTGCTGCGGCTGTTCAGCTATCACGCGTATTTCCAGCGGATCGTGATCATGGTCCAGAAAGAGGTGGCGGACCGGATCGCGGCCAAGCCCGGCGGCAAGGACTACGGGCTGCTCTCGGCGACGGCGCAGCTGTATGCCAAAGTCGAGAAGCTGTTCACCGTTCCTCCGGGCGCGTTCGCGCCGCCGCCCAAGGTGCACTCGGCGGTGCTGCGGCTGACGGTCGTGCCGCAATGGGAGCGCCTGCAGGTGCCGGAGCGCGAATTCATTGAGTTTCTCAAGCTGTCGTTCGGGCAGAAGCGCAAGACGCTGGTCAATAATCTGAAGCCGCGCTACGACGCTGCGCTGGTACAGGCGGCCCTGAAGAAAGCGGGCGTGCGCGCCGATGCCCGAAGTGAAACTCTGCCCCTGGAAAAAGCCGCGGCAGTGCTTCGGATGCTGCGGGCAAACGAGCTATCCTAG
- the amrB gene encoding AmmeMemoRadiSam system protein B, whose amino-acid sequence MATFIRPPAVAGRFYPNNPDRLLQEVRGYTEVTGEKLRAIGCVVPHAGYMYSGHVAGAVYARLELPKTFIILCPNHTGMGQPLAIMSEGAWMTPLGNVRIDSALANALLQTFPQLTEDVIAHRAEHALEVQLPFLQALVGDFSFVPITVGVGQVEVLEALGDAMARVISAQAQPPLIVSSSDMNHYESDKITRVKDRKAIDKILALDARGLFDVVRRENISMCGYAPTVAMLTAAQRLGAKRAQVIKYGTSGDISGDREQVVGYAGIAVI is encoded by the coding sequence ATGGCGACATTCATCCGGCCTCCCGCGGTTGCGGGACGTTTCTACCCTAACAATCCCGACCGATTGTTGCAGGAAGTCCGCGGCTACACCGAAGTGACGGGCGAGAAGCTGCGCGCCATCGGCTGCGTGGTGCCGCACGCCGGATACATGTATTCCGGGCATGTCGCGGGTGCGGTGTATGCGCGGCTGGAGCTGCCGAAAACCTTCATCATCCTGTGCCCCAACCACACCGGCATGGGGCAACCGCTGGCCATCATGAGCGAGGGCGCGTGGATGACGCCCCTGGGCAATGTTCGCATTGACAGCGCGCTCGCCAACGCGCTCCTGCAAACCTTTCCGCAGCTCACCGAAGATGTGATCGCGCACCGCGCCGAGCACGCGCTCGAAGTGCAATTGCCGTTCCTGCAGGCGCTGGTCGGAGACTTTTCCTTTGTGCCGATCACCGTCGGCGTAGGTCAAGTGGAGGTGCTGGAGGCGCTCGGCGACGCCATGGCGCGCGTCATCAGCGCACAGGCGCAGCCTCCGCTGATCGTTTCCTCCAGCGACATGAACCACTATGAGTCCGACAAGATCACGCGGGTGAAGGACCGTAAGGCAATCGACAAGATTCTCGCACTCGATGCCCGCGGGCTGTTCGACGTGGTCAGGCGGGAGAACATCAGCATGTGCGGCTACGCGCCCACGGTGGCAATGCTCACCGCCGCCCAGCGCCTGGGCGCGAAGCGAGCGCAGGTGATTAAGTACGGAACCTCCGGCGACATCTCCGGCGACCGCGAGCAGGTGGTGGGATACGCGGGAATCGCAGTGATTTAG
- a CDS encoding FecR family protein encodes MTTRRVVVSLLLVLVAALVFAPAARADSQARIVRLSLVDGAVQIDRGQGFEKAIMNMPITQGMKLSTADDARAEVEFEDGTTLRLAPRTAVEFPALGLRSSGARVTTVLVSQGTAYFSVRHKRDDNFRVAFANREITADRNVHFRLDLAGGNPELAVFKGDLDINDPQAHLTVKKNETLTFDVADHGGYDLAKSVAPESFDEWDNDRINYALQYASSSYNMHSPYYYGASDLNYYGSWNSCPGYGMMWRPFGVGYGWDPFYNGAWAWYPSFGYTWVSTYPWGWTPYRYGSWMFSSNCGWAWRPGLWNTWYTVPPVYNPPRFYHGPKPPPPVTVVGGGGRANPYPTVVVDNGVIRDHRKVGPAEGFLGGRNADTTVAAPAGAPAPGTGIAAPGSPIPIRGGPRPDMRPHYPGRGAPGPHPQPSPRASAPTAAHSAAPSGGGHSGGSHSSGGSRPPK; translated from the coding sequence ATGACGACACGCAGGGTGGTGGTGTCTTTGCTGCTCGTGCTGGTAGCAGCATTGGTGTTCGCCCCCGCGGCTCGCGCCGACTCCCAGGCCCGCATTGTGCGCCTCAGCCTGGTGGACGGCGCGGTGCAGATCGATCGGGGACAGGGATTCGAAAAAGCCATCATGAACATGCCCATCACGCAGGGCATGAAACTTTCCACCGCGGACGACGCCCGCGCCGAAGTGGAGTTTGAAGACGGCACCACGCTGCGCCTGGCGCCGCGCACCGCTGTCGAATTCCCGGCGCTGGGGCTGCGCTCCTCGGGCGCGCGCGTCACCACCGTGCTGGTCAGCCAGGGCACCGCCTATTTCAGCGTCCGGCACAAGCGCGACGACAATTTCCGCGTCGCCTTTGCTAACCGTGAAATCACCGCGGACCGCAACGTCCACTTCCGCCTCGATCTCGCCGGCGGCAATCCCGAACTGGCGGTGTTCAAGGGCGACCTGGATATCAACGATCCGCAAGCGCACCTGACGGTCAAGAAAAACGAAACTCTCACCTTCGATGTTGCCGATCACGGCGGCTACGATCTGGCGAAGAGCGTTGCGCCCGAGAGCTTCGACGAGTGGGACAACGACCGCATCAACTACGCCTTGCAGTACGCGTCCAGCTCTTACAACATGCACTCGCCCTACTATTACGGCGCCAGCGATCTGAACTATTACGGATCCTGGAATAGCTGCCCGGGTTACGGCATGATGTGGCGGCCCTTCGGCGTCGGCTACGGCTGGGACCCGTTCTACAACGGCGCCTGGGCTTGGTACCCGAGCTTCGGATATACCTGGGTTTCAACTTATCCGTGGGGCTGGACACCATACCGCTACGGCTCGTGGATGTTTAGTAGCAACTGCGGTTGGGCATGGCGGCCAGGATTGTGGAACACCTGGTACACCGTGCCGCCGGTCTATAATCCGCCGCGGTTCTACCACGGTCCCAAGCCGCCGCCTCCAGTGACGGTGGTCGGCGGAGGTGGCAGAGCGAACCCCTATCCGACGGTGGTGGTGGACAACGGTGTGATTCGCGATCACCGCAAAGTCGGGCCGGCCGAGGGATTCTTGGGTGGCAGAAACGCGGATACGACGGTGGCGGCACCGGCGGGCGCTCCCGCTCCCGGGACGGGCATCGCTGCCCCGGGCTCGCCGATACCTATACGCGGCGGCCCGCGTCCCGACATGCGCCCGCATTACCCGGGTCGCGGTGCACCCGGACCGCACCCGCAGCCTTCGCCGCGTGCGTCGGCTCCGACAGCGGCGCATTCCGCCGCGCCTTCAGGCGGCGGGCACAGCGGCGGGAGCCACAGCAGTGGCGGGAGCAGACCGCCAAAGTGA
- the ruvC gene encoding crossover junction endodeoxyribonuclease RuvC, with protein sequence MRVLGIDCGGEYTGYGVVEQDARGELRHITCGAVHLNPKKPLPVRLLQIFGELRDIIERHRPDTVAIEEVFYAVNAKSALKLGQVRGVAMLAASSCGLEVAEYSPLSIKSAVVGYGKADKSQVQQMVMRLLRLPAVPQPQDASDALAIAICHLHTAATLSRQAARKS encoded by the coding sequence ATGCGGGTCCTGGGCATTGATTGCGGCGGCGAATACACCGGATACGGCGTGGTGGAGCAGGATGCGCGCGGCGAATTACGCCACATCACCTGCGGCGCGGTCCACCTGAATCCGAAAAAGCCGCTGCCGGTGCGGCTGCTGCAGATCTTTGGCGAACTGCGGGACATCATCGAGCGGCACCGGCCGGACACGGTCGCGATCGAAGAAGTGTTCTACGCCGTCAACGCCAAGTCGGCGCTCAAGCTGGGGCAAGTGCGAGGCGTGGCCATGCTGGCGGCGTCGTCCTGCGGCCTGGAGGTGGCGGAATACTCGCCGCTGTCCATCAAGTCGGCAGTGGTGGGATACGGCAAGGCGGACAAATCGCAGGTGCAGCAGATGGTCATGCGCCTGCTGCGCTTGCCGGCCGTGCCGCAACCGCAGGACGCCTCCGACGCGCTGGCCATCGCCATTTGCCACCTGCACACCGCGGCAACGCTGAGCCGCCAGGCGGCGCGGAAATCATAG
- a CDS encoding DUF962 domain-containing protein has translation MSTEFRTYDEFFLFYLRQHSQRANRMLHALGTSLGLAIAMAALLLHHPWFALLWLPVGYGFAWVGHLLVEGNRPATWGHPWWSFISDFRMLGLMISGRLQVWMARAEAAASRASAGASAQD, from the coding sequence ATGAGCACGGAATTCCGCACCTACGACGAGTTTTTTCTTTTCTACCTGCGGCAGCACAGCCAGCGCGCCAATCGCATGCTGCACGCGCTGGGAACCTCGCTGGGCCTGGCCATCGCCATGGCCGCGCTGCTGCTGCATCATCCCTGGTTCGCGCTGTTATGGCTCCCGGTCGGTTACGGATTTGCGTGGGTCGGGCACCTGCTGGTGGAGGGCAACCGGCCGGCCACCTGGGGCCACCCGTGGTGGTCGTTCATTAGCGACTTCCGCATGCTCGGCCTGATGATCAGCGGCCGCCTCCAGGTCTGGATGGCACGCGCCGAAGCCGCCGCCAGTCGCGCGTCCGCAGGCGCCTCCGCGCAGGACTAA